In one Nocardioides sp. NBC_00368 genomic region, the following are encoded:
- a CDS encoding oxidoreductase, with protein MTAAPYDLLFEPVQIGPFTTKNRFYQVPHCNGMGYRDPSAQAAMRKIKAEGGWSVVCTEQVEIHATSDIAPFIELRIWDDQDLPALRRIADAIHEGGGLAGIELAHNGMNAPNQLSRETPLGPAHLPVAPDTIAPVQARAMSLQDIEDLRRWHRNAVRRSLEAGYDVVYVYGAHGYGAPHHFLSRRYNNRTDAYGGSLENRMRLLRELLEDTIEEVAGRAAVACRITVEEEVDGGITREDIEGVLRELGELPDLWDFAMGSWEGDSVTSRFAPEGRQEEFVAGLKKLTSKPVVGVGRFTSPDAMVRQVKAGILDLIGAARPSIADPFLPNKIRDGRLNLIRECIGCNICVSGDLTMSPIRCTQNPSMGEEWRRGWHPETIRAKETDSRVLIVGAGPSGLEAARALGLRGYDVVLAEAGRDLGGRVTQESALPGLSAWGRVKEYREAVLADLPNVEIYRESPMAAADIVEFGFEHVITATGATWRTDGVARFHTTAMPIAEGAQVLGPDDLFAGRLPSGKKVVVYDDDHYYLGGVVAELLAQKGYDVSIVTTGAQVSSWTNNTFEINRIQRRLIENRITRVTDHAVVSVGAGGVRVQDVYAGIERDLDCDAVVMVTARLPREELYLDLLARRDAGEIASVRGIGDSWAPGTIAAAVWSGRRAAEEFDAVLPSNDEVPFRREVTQLA; from the coding sequence ATGACCGCAGCTCCGTACGACCTCCTCTTCGAGCCCGTCCAGATCGGGCCGTTCACCACCAAGAACCGCTTCTACCAGGTGCCGCACTGCAACGGCATGGGCTACCGCGACCCCAGCGCCCAGGCGGCGATGCGCAAGATCAAGGCCGAGGGCGGCTGGTCGGTGGTGTGCACCGAGCAGGTGGAGATCCACGCAACCTCCGACATTGCGCCGTTCATCGAGCTGCGGATCTGGGACGACCAGGACCTGCCCGCGCTCAGGCGGATCGCCGACGCGATCCACGAGGGCGGCGGCCTGGCCGGCATCGAGCTCGCCCACAACGGCATGAACGCGCCGAACCAGCTCAGCCGCGAGACCCCGCTCGGCCCCGCGCACCTCCCGGTCGCGCCCGACACGATCGCGCCGGTCCAGGCGCGAGCGATGTCGCTGCAGGACATCGAGGACCTGCGCCGCTGGCACCGCAATGCCGTACGCCGCTCGCTCGAGGCGGGCTACGACGTCGTCTACGTCTACGGAGCCCACGGCTACGGTGCCCCGCACCACTTCCTCTCCCGGCGCTACAACAACCGCACCGACGCGTACGGCGGCTCGCTGGAGAACCGGATGCGGCTGCTGCGCGAGCTGCTGGAGGACACGATCGAGGAGGTCGCCGGGCGCGCCGCCGTGGCCTGCCGGATCACGGTCGAGGAGGAGGTCGACGGCGGCATCACCCGCGAGGACATCGAGGGTGTGCTGCGCGAGCTCGGCGAGCTGCCGGACCTGTGGGACTTCGCCATGGGCAGCTGGGAGGGCGACTCGGTCACCTCGCGGTTCGCTCCGGAGGGCCGCCAGGAGGAGTTCGTCGCCGGGCTGAAGAAGCTGACCAGCAAGCCGGTGGTCGGCGTCGGCCGGTTCACCTCGCCCGACGCCATGGTGCGTCAGGTCAAGGCCGGCATCCTCGACCTGATCGGCGCCGCCCGCCCGTCGATCGCGGACCCGTTCCTGCCCAACAAGATCCGCGACGGTCGGCTCAACCTCATCCGTGAGTGCATCGGCTGCAACATCTGCGTCTCCGGCGACCTCACCATGTCGCCGATCCGCTGCACCCAGAACCCGAGCATGGGGGAGGAGTGGCGTCGCGGCTGGCACCCGGAGACGATCCGCGCGAAGGAGACCGACTCGCGCGTGCTGATCGTCGGCGCAGGTCCGTCCGGTCTGGAGGCCGCGCGCGCCCTCGGTTTGCGAGGCTACGACGTCGTGCTGGCCGAGGCCGGGCGCGACCTCGGTGGACGGGTCACGCAGGAGTCCGCGCTGCCAGGGCTCTCGGCGTGGGGCCGGGTCAAGGAGTACCGCGAGGCCGTCCTCGCCGACCTCCCGAACGTCGAGATCTACCGCGAGAGCCCGATGGCGGCTGCGGACATCGTCGAGTTCGGCTTCGAGCACGTCATCACCGCGACCGGCGCCACCTGGCGTACGGACGGCGTCGCCCGCTTCCACACCACTGCGATGCCGATCGCCGAGGGTGCGCAGGTGCTCGGGCCGGACGACCTCTTCGCCGGTCGGCTTCCTTCGGGGAAGAAGGTGGTCGTCTACGACGACGACCACTACTACCTGGGCGGTGTCGTCGCCGAGCTGCTCGCGCAGAAGGGCTACGACGTCTCGATCGTCACCACCGGCGCGCAGGTCTCGTCGTGGACCAACAACACCTTCGAGATCAACCGGATCCAGCGCCGCCTGATCGAGAACCGCATCACCCGGGTGACCGACCACGCGGTCGTGTCGGTCGGGGCCGGCGGTGTCCGGGTCCAGGACGTCTACGCGGGCATCGAGCGCGACCTCGACTGCGACGCCGTCGTCATGGTGACCGCCCGGCTCCCGCGCGAGGAGCTCTACCTCGACCTCCTCGCTCGCCGCGACGCCGGTGAGATCGCCTCCGTACGCGGAATCGGCGACTCCTGGGCGCCGGGCACCATCGCGGCCGCCGTGTGGTCCGGCCGCCGCGCGGCCGAGGAGTTCGACGCCGTCCTGCCGTCGAACGACGAGGTGCCGTTCCGGCGCGAGGTCACCCAGTTGGCCTGA
- a CDS encoding APC family permease, whose amino-acid sequence MTQTNQPTALAAEQQSHLRKTLRRFDIVFLLIAAVVGLETLGQVSLYGAEAFTWALVLAVFFLVPYGLIFAETGAAFSEEGGAYTWVRDAFGRPAAAVAAILTWITQPVWVGGSMAFLAAETVSTYITPLEHGSFGDYVFKIVFIWITVVAAIASLAKGKWLPTSGAILKVGLLAFFVLTTIVYAAQNGVVGLSAGDFSPTLLGLFGSVPILLFAYLGFESSNSAAGEMENPARDVPVSIFRSCATAAVCYLVPIFAILLVVASDEITGIGGLLDAVGTVYSVYGTAAEPLLTLTAVVFVYILMSQGAAWMIISDRMQAMTAADGAFFGGFFGRFHEGLGTPVRVNMLSGVVATAFLLVAMQVTGDGASIFGVVLTISISTFLLSYLLVIPAAIRLRTRYPDRARPFRVPVSDRGFAVLGWLAFAWILLGSWVAVFPGTLERLFGETYPFEEIWGVSQVTFEVFTLGTLGFLLLLCAVGYARGARVRAQVGAPVPSVPTEEPTR is encoded by the coding sequence ATGACGCAGACCAACCAGCCGACCGCGCTCGCGGCCGAGCAGCAGTCACATCTCCGCAAGACGCTACGACGCTTCGACATCGTCTTCCTGCTCATCGCCGCCGTCGTCGGCCTCGAGACCCTCGGACAGGTCTCGCTCTACGGCGCCGAGGCGTTCACGTGGGCGCTCGTGCTCGCGGTGTTCTTCCTCGTGCCGTACGGCCTGATCTTCGCCGAGACCGGGGCGGCGTTCAGCGAGGAGGGCGGGGCCTACACCTGGGTCCGGGACGCCTTCGGCCGACCGGCCGCCGCGGTGGCGGCGATCCTCACCTGGATCACCCAGCCGGTGTGGGTCGGCGGCTCGATGGCCTTCCTCGCCGCCGAGACCGTCAGCACCTACATCACCCCGCTCGAGCACGGCTCCTTCGGTGACTACGTCTTCAAGATCGTCTTCATCTGGATCACCGTGGTCGCGGCGATCGCCAGCCTGGCCAAGGGCAAGTGGCTGCCGACCAGCGGCGCGATCCTCAAGGTCGGCCTGCTCGCGTTCTTCGTGCTGACCACGATCGTCTACGCCGCGCAGAACGGTGTCGTCGGCCTCAGCGCGGGCGACTTCAGCCCGACGCTGCTCGGCCTGTTCGGCTCGGTCCCGATCCTGCTCTTCGCCTACCTCGGCTTCGAATCCTCCAACAGTGCCGCCGGCGAGATGGAGAACCCGGCCCGCGACGTACCGGTCTCGATCTTCCGCTCCTGCGCGACCGCCGCGGTCTGCTACCTGGTGCCGATCTTCGCGATCCTGCTCGTCGTCGCCAGCGACGAGATCACCGGCATCGGCGGACTCCTCGACGCCGTCGGCACGGTCTACTCGGTCTACGGCACCGCGGCCGAGCCGCTGCTCACGCTCACCGCCGTCGTCTTCGTCTACATCCTGATGAGCCAGGGCGCCGCGTGGATGATCATCTCCGACCGGATGCAGGCGATGACCGCCGCCGACGGTGCCTTCTTCGGCGGGTTCTTCGGACGCTTCCACGAGGGCCTCGGCACCCCGGTGCGGGTCAACATGCTCTCCGGTGTCGTGGCCACGGCGTTCCTTCTCGTCGCCATGCAGGTCACCGGCGACGGTGCCTCGATCTTCGGGGTCGTGCTCACGATCTCGATCTCGACCTTCCTGCTCAGCTACCTGCTGGTGATCCCGGCCGCCATCCGGCTGCGCACCCGCTACCCCGACCGTGCGCGCCCGTTCCGGGTGCCCGTCTCCGACCGCGGCTTCGCGGTGCTCGGCTGGCTGGCCTTCGCCTGGATCCTGCTCGGGTCCTGGGTCGCCGTCTTCCCGGGCACCCTCGAGCGTCTCTTCGGCGAGACGTACCCGTTCGAGGAGATCTGGGGTGTCAGCCAGGTGACCTTCGAGGTCTTCACCCTCGGCACCCTCGGCTTCCTGCTCCTGCTGTGCGCCGTCGGGTACGCCCGGGGTGCCCGCGTCCGCGCCCAGGTCGGCGCCCCCGTCCCGTCCGTCCCGACCGAGGAGCCCACCCGATGA
- a CDS encoding aldehyde dehydrogenase, which produces MRTHQDWREIAAEVRPRTRAFVGGRSVDTADGSFENRNPASGALLAEVADAGPAGVDAAVRAARAAYQDGGWSRAGVAFRRERMLRFADLLADHAAELAVLDSLDMGKRVVDAYDLDLPFSVNLFRYYAEAIDKINDEVAPTPPGTTALIRRVPLGVVGAVVPWNYPVDMLAWKVAPAMAAGNSVVLKPAEQSPSSALRIAELAAEAGIPDGVLNVVPGLGETTGKALGLHPDVDVLAFTGSTEVGAYFLQYAGRSNLKQVWLECGGKSPHVVFADAEDLAATAKQTAFGIWFNQGAVCSAHSRVLVQREVHEEFVDLVAKEAEAYAPGDPLDPAAGMGAIVSPEQTDRIMQYVDEAKGSGARLVTGGERITRDGSDCYVQPTVFDGVDPASTLAREEVFGPVLAVTPFDTEDEAVALANDTAYGLAASVATGSLSRAHRLAERIHAGTVTVNGVDAFSAWTPFGGFKGSGFGRDLSLHALDKYVGLKTVWINH; this is translated from the coding sequence GTGCGTACCCACCAGGACTGGCGAGAGATCGCCGCCGAGGTCCGCCCCCGGACGCGAGCGTTCGTGGGCGGCCGTTCCGTCGACACCGCGGACGGCTCCTTCGAGAACCGGAACCCCGCGTCCGGGGCCCTGCTCGCCGAGGTCGCCGACGCCGGCCCGGCCGGGGTCGACGCCGCCGTGCGGGCGGCGCGGGCTGCGTACCAGGACGGGGGCTGGTCGCGGGCGGGAGTCGCCTTCCGGCGGGAGCGGATGCTCCGCTTCGCCGACCTTCTCGCCGACCACGCTGCCGAGCTCGCGGTCCTGGACTCGCTCGACATGGGCAAGCGGGTGGTGGACGCCTACGACCTCGACCTGCCGTTCTCGGTGAACCTGTTCCGCTACTACGCCGAGGCGATCGACAAGATCAACGACGAGGTCGCGCCCACCCCGCCGGGCACGACCGCGCTGATCCGCCGCGTCCCGCTCGGCGTCGTCGGCGCCGTCGTCCCGTGGAACTACCCGGTCGACATGCTCGCCTGGAAGGTCGCCCCGGCGATGGCCGCCGGCAACAGCGTCGTCCTCAAGCCTGCCGAGCAGTCGCCGTCCTCGGCCCTGCGGATCGCCGAGCTCGCCGCCGAGGCCGGGATCCCCGACGGTGTCCTCAACGTCGTCCCCGGCCTGGGAGAGACGACCGGCAAGGCGCTCGGCCTGCACCCGGACGTCGACGTGCTCGCCTTCACCGGCTCGACCGAGGTCGGTGCGTACTTCCTGCAGTACGCCGGCCGGTCCAACCTCAAGCAGGTCTGGCTCGAGTGCGGCGGCAAGAGCCCGCACGTCGTCTTCGCCGACGCTGAGGACCTCGCGGCCACCGCCAAGCAGACCGCCTTCGGCATCTGGTTCAACCAGGGCGCGGTCTGCTCGGCGCACTCCCGTGTCCTGGTTCAGCGCGAGGTCCACGAGGAGTTCGTCGACCTCGTCGCGAAGGAGGCGGAGGCGTACGCCCCGGGTGACCCGCTCGACCCGGCCGCCGGGATGGGCGCGATCGTCTCGCCCGAGCAGACCGACCGGATCATGCAGTACGTCGACGAGGCCAAGGGTTCCGGCGCGCGCCTGGTCACCGGCGGTGAGCGGATCACCCGCGACGGCAGCGACTGCTACGTCCAGCCGACCGTCTTCGATGGCGTCGACCCGGCCTCCACCCTCGCCCGCGAGGAGGTCTTCGGACCGGTCCTGGCGGTCACCCCCTTCGACACCGAGGACGAAGCCGTCGCGCTCGCCAACGACACCGCGTACGGCCTGGCCGCCTCGGTCGCGACCGGCAGCCTGAGCCGCGCCCACCGGCTCGCCGAGCGGATCCACGCCGGCACCGTGACCGTGAACGGCGTCGACGCCTTCAGCGCCTGGACGCCGTTCGGCGGGTTCAAGGGCTCGGGCTTCGGGCGCGACCTCTCGCTGCACGCTCTCGACAAGTACGTCGGTCTCAAGACCGTCTGGATCAACCACTGA
- a CDS encoding TetR/AcrR family transcriptional regulator, producing the protein MARRKDQAARREHLTAATLTVIAAHGLAGATMKNIAAEAGISPRLIAYYYPELDGLIEAAHQAATDRYYWSRQRAIEGDLSPAEKLGRLMYSGLPRGEDLLLSQVLDEISVNASRSPMHATLMTLLFDREVSLYTAVLEVGRATGAFSLTDSAEAIARNFVALEDAFGLHLLAHNSSLSLERAEQQLASYAHSALGVRVAPIDPELPKNAKNPPAAR; encoded by the coding sequence ATGGCTCGACGCAAGGACCAGGCCGCACGGCGCGAACACCTGACCGCGGCAACACTGACCGTGATCGCCGCCCACGGCTTGGCCGGCGCCACGATGAAGAACATCGCCGCCGAGGCCGGCATCTCGCCGCGCCTGATCGCCTATTACTACCCCGAGCTCGACGGCCTCATCGAGGCCGCTCACCAGGCCGCGACCGACCGCTACTACTGGTCCCGGCAGCGTGCGATCGAAGGCGACCTGTCCCCCGCCGAGAAGCTCGGCCGCCTGATGTACTCGGGCCTTCCGCGCGGCGAGGACCTGCTGTTGAGCCAGGTTCTCGACGAGATCTCGGTCAACGCGAGCCGCAGCCCGATGCACGCCACCCTGATGACGCTGCTCTTCGACCGCGAGGTCTCGCTCTACACCGCGGTGCTCGAGGTCGGACGCGCGACCGGCGCGTTCTCGCTGACCGACTCGGCCGAGGCGATCGCTCGCAACTTCGTGGCCCTCGAGGACGCCTTCGGCCTCCACCTGCTCGCCCACAACTCCTCGCTCAGCCTGGAGCGCGCCGAGCAGCAGCTGGCCAGCTACGCCCACTCCGCGCTCGGTGTCCGGGTCGCCCCGATCGACCCGGAATTGCCGAAGAACGCAAAGAATCCGCCGGCTGCGAGGTAG
- a CDS encoding CynX/NimT family MFS transporter gives MTSRLQSRPDAPPSNLRSTVWLLVAVLLVAANLRGGITSLGALLDGLDGLSAGTRSFLTSLPVLCFAVVGATGMTLARRLGVHRDIGVAFGLLVAGLLVRVIGDPWLLLVGTFVACAGIALANVLLPAVVKEGFPNRVGAVTGAYSAIMSLGAAIAAGVTVPIAEAAGSWRVGLGVWALLAALALLAWVPHLRDHGHRRGATTRVSLWREPVAWAVTILFGTQSLFAYVVMSWLPSIYADAGFSHATAGLLLAVSILVGVPVFFLAPSLAIRASSQGHLVAVLTAFLAIGFAGLWVAPVAGAWVWAVLIGIGGAVFPVVLTLFSIRTATTAGTTALSSMGQSIGYLLAAGGPFLVGLLRESTGSWSVPIALLLGIAVVQLFAGYVAGRPVVIGDRAED, from the coding sequence GTGACCTCCCGACTCCAGTCCCGCCCCGATGCTCCGCCGTCGAACCTGCGGTCGACGGTGTGGCTCCTGGTCGCGGTCCTGCTGGTGGCGGCGAACCTGCGCGGCGGCATCACCTCCCTCGGTGCGCTGCTCGACGGCCTCGACGGACTCTCGGCCGGGACCAGGTCGTTCCTGACCTCGCTGCCCGTGCTGTGCTTCGCCGTCGTCGGTGCGACCGGGATGACGCTCGCGCGCCGGCTCGGCGTGCATCGCGACATCGGCGTCGCGTTCGGCCTGCTGGTGGCCGGGCTGCTGGTCCGGGTGATCGGCGACCCCTGGCTGCTGCTCGTCGGCACCTTCGTCGCCTGCGCGGGCATCGCGCTCGCCAACGTACTGCTGCCGGCCGTGGTCAAGGAGGGCTTCCCGAACCGGGTCGGCGCGGTCACCGGTGCCTACAGCGCGATCATGTCGCTGGGCGCGGCGATCGCCGCCGGGGTCACGGTGCCGATCGCCGAGGCGGCCGGAAGCTGGCGGGTCGGTCTCGGCGTCTGGGCGCTGCTCGCCGCCCTGGCCCTGCTCGCGTGGGTGCCACATCTGCGCGACCACGGCCACCGCCGCGGAGCCACGACCCGGGTCTCGCTGTGGCGCGAGCCGGTGGCATGGGCCGTGACGATCCTCTTCGGCACCCAGTCGCTGTTCGCGTACGTCGTGATGAGCTGGCTGCCCAGCATCTACGCCGACGCCGGCTTCAGCCACGCGACGGCCGGGCTGCTGCTCGCGGTGAGCATCCTCGTCGGCGTACCGGTGTTCTTCCTGGCGCCATCGCTCGCGATCCGGGCATCGTCGCAGGGCCACCTGGTCGCGGTCCTGACCGCGTTCCTCGCGATCGGGTTCGCCGGGCTCTGGGTCGCACCCGTCGCCGGCGCCTGGGTCTGGGCGGTGCTGATCGGCATCGGCGGTGCGGTCTTCCCGGTCGTCCTCACCCTGTTCAGCATCCGCACCGCGACCACCGCCGGCACCACCGCGCTCTCCTCGATGGGGCAGAGCATCGGCTACCTGCTCGCTGCCGGCGGCCCGTTCCTCGTCGGGCTGCTGCGCGAGTCCACCGGATCGTGGTCGGTCCCGATCGCGCTGCTGCTGGGCATCGCGGTGGTCCAGCTCTTCGCCGGGTACGTCGCCGGCCGCCCAGTCGTCATCGGGGACCGCGCCGAGGACTGA